The following coding sequences are from one Xiphias gladius isolate SHS-SW01 ecotype Sanya breed wild chromosome 14, ASM1685928v1, whole genome shotgun sequence window:
- the gpr35b gene encoding G-protein coupled receptor 35, with the protein MQRNTAHLINLSINTTSAGCKVDILQGLAYSPLFLLGFLVNAAAFCAFIAKRDSWTDTHIYVFNLVIADSALILFLPFRIYDAFFCLPKTTFCTFLMYVHFINMYASILTSTAISVQRYLTIRFPLRARLWKKKKEAAFVVCLVLWVLLVTICSVFRKENYPEKLWTCYERCKDRPLQLQFIVILIFPGFLAPLVIVVFCSSQIICILSKMDDKSEEKKSIVGIVTANMIVFIVCYTPIHVGFIVNYFYSPPPNWQLIYIPAHVYLLVSEWFAATNCCFDSISYYFLLKRFFFHKSEEVKKNSPVFIPSYKFGMCGSKEVVFEVTGKV; encoded by the exons ATGCAAAGGAATACGGCTCACTTG ATAAACTTGAGCATCAACACCACCAGTGCAGGTTGCAAAGTGGACATCCTCCAGGGTTTGGCTTACAGTCCTTTGTTTCTCCTGGGTTTCCTTGTCAACGCTGCAGCTTTCTGTGCCTTCATTGCAAAGCGAGATTCCTGGACAGACACCCACATCTACGTGTTCAACCTGGTTATAGCCGATTCTGCCCTCAtcctcttccttcccttccGGATCTACGATGCTTTCTTTTGCCTGCCTAAGACTACCTTTTGTACTTTCCTCATGTACGTACATTTCATCAACATGTATGCCAGCATCCTGACCTCGACTGCCATCAGTGTCCAGCGCTACCTGACTATAAGGTTCCCTCTGCGGGCCAGAttgtggaagaagaagaaggaggcagcttttgttgtgtgtttggttcTTTGGGTACTTCTGGTGACAATATGTTCTGTATTCCGAAAGGAGAACTACCCTGAAAAACTCTGGACGTGTTATGAAAGATGTAAAGATCGCCCACTTCAGCTACAATTTATTGTGATTCTGATCTTCCCAGGCTTCCTTGCTCCACTGGtgattgttgtgttttgttcGAGTCAGATCATCTGCATTCTGTCAAAGATGGATGACAAATcggaggaaaagaaaagcataGTTGGTATAGTAACAGCAAACATGATCGTGTTCATCGTCTGCTACACACCAATCCATGTTGGCTTTATAGTCAACTACTTTTACAGTCCACCTCCAAATTGGCAGCTCATATACATACCTGCACATGTATATTTACTTGTGTCTGAATGGTTTGCTGCCACAAACTGCTGTTTTGATTCCATCAGCTATTATTTCTTAttgaaacgttttttttttcataagtcAGAAGAAGTAAAAAAGAATTCACCGGTCTTTATCCCGTCTTACAAGTTCGGGATGTGTGGTTCAAAAGAGGTGGTCTTTGAGGTGACAGGGAAGGTCTAG